TCTAACAGGAAATACACTtcaatatcaaaaacaaaaccccccaaaatgaGGAAAGTCAAGTAGGGACAAGCAAGGCAGCCCTCAGTTGAGTAAATTCAGCTTTACTGAATGCTGACTGGCACCAGCCCCCAAGCCGCATCCCAACTCGGCCCCCATCGCCTGCCCACCAACAGGGTGACAGGGTGGCCTCCCAGCCTGCACGGAACCCTGCTGCAGCACTCGTCTGTCCTGTCTCCCTGCTCACACCACAGGCTCTCTCCCAGAGTGCTGGCTACTGATCCAGCTGCCCCCTGGGGAACCTTGTCACCCATGCTCACTAAACCCAGTGTCCTCCTTCCCTGGgttgcccctccctgctcaccgAGTCGAAGTACAGCAGGACATGCGGCCCCTCAGTCTCAAAATGACTCACATAACGGTCAGAGAGGGAGGTCAGCTGTGGGGAAGGACAGATGGTCACTGGGAGGtagccctgagccctgcaccagacaGGGCTCAGCGGCTAAGATCAGGGACAGAGCAGGCTCCCGAGCGCACAGCGCTTTCAccaccccccactgcccccaAGATGCTGACCACACCTTCTCCAGGTCGGCACGCAGGGCGCTGAATCCACTCAGGAGGGTGATGTCCGCAATGGCCATGCCTGACAGCCCCACCTTGCCGTTGCGCCTGCAGAGCAACACGACCGGGGCCCACATGCCCTGGCTGGTGGATGCAGCCTCCATCTCCCGGCCTCTGCTTCCCAGCCTCCGCCTCCTGGCCCAGCGATGCCCCTGTGCCAGTGCAGCCCCAGTGCTCACCAGATGCACACAGTGTACTGTACTCTGGATTCCTCCTCCTCAGGCGCCTTGGGGGCCTCCCGCCTGCGGCGGTTCCGCCGCCTCTCAAACAGTTCCAGGGGTGTCACGGTCTGGGAACTGGCGTCCGGGTCGTCCTTAGCTGGAACCTCCTCATACACGTAGTCCTCGTAGTCCTCGTTGGCCTCCCCTGCACAGCGATGGTGATGATGTCATGACTTGGCACTCGGCCCTGGCCCCCTCAGGGCCCTAGGCCTCCGACCCCAACACTCACTTGTGTATTCAACATGACCCACAACCGAAACTTCAATCTGAAGATCCTCACAGGTCGTGTTCTTCAGGTCCAGGACGTTGTAGGTACGAAGGATCTAGCTCAACAAGGGGTGAGAACAGGGCACGTTTGGAGCACAGACCTTTTCCGGGGCCACACCTGGGGCATCTCCTGGACTGAGGGAGTCCGGGCTTTgggcccctctcctccctcctgacCAGTCTATAAATACAGATGGCCCAGGTCTGGGGTTAGCCAGTGAGACAGGAGGCAGGGGCCTGCCCTCAGGAGCAAGTGCTCTCCAGGGGGCATAAAAGAGGCTGGGATGGAAAGCTCCAAGAAGGCTTCTGGCCCAAGCTTCCAGGAGAAGAACAAGTCTGTCATTcgggaagaaggagggaaggacatTCAAGGCAAGGAGATCTGTGTAGATGAGCGGATCTGTCTGGTCAGGGAAGTGGGCAGACGCTTGATCGTGCAGGTGGAAGAGTCTGGCTTTTCTCCAAGGCTAGTCTGACTAGTGTTTTCAGAAGGTTGATACCCCTGCCACGTGCACAATGGGTAAGAGGCGAGAGATTTGGGGGTAGGGAGAAATTCCAAAACCATCTAACAGAGTCCAGGAAACAAGTGACAGGGCCCTGGGCAGCAGGGCAGTAGAGGAGGAGATGCCAGGGTCATAAGGAAGGGCTGGGGTAGGGACACTAAGGTGGCCTCTAGAGCGGTGCCTGGGATCCCGTAGGGAAGGGGCCCCATCAGCCAGGTGAGGGCACACAGGAGGAAGAAGGGGTTGGGGTGGCACTGTGGTGGAGGTGCCAGGAGACACACGGGGCCTGTGGCTCAGGGGAGAGCCCTGGGTGTGTACACCATCAGCCTTGATGGGGGCTGCCCACCCCAGGGGGGCTCCCTCCTTCCTTGACCATGACCTCTGCCCTCAGGCCTCCCTCTCAAGACCATGGCCACCCCTGGCCAGGACCCAGGTGTTCACGGCCGTTGGCTCTCACCTTCAGGATCCCTTTGCTGTTGCCTCCCACTTTCACATTAATCTTGCTGCCCAAGGAAAACTTGCAGGAACAGAGAAGGCAAAGAGATGTCAGGAAGGCACACAGGACACCTCCTCCCCGAACACACCCTCTCCTCTTCTGTGACCCCAAACTCATGAGGTTTACTCCTCCACGTCCACTACCTCACTTCAGCCTCCTAAAAGCCCTGTTGGGTAGACTCTGCATATGTTACTCTTGAGATAAGATAAATGAAGCTCAGAGATTAGGTGACTTTCTCTAGGTCACTCAGCAAGTATCTTCCCACAAGGATATCAGGACAAGCTCCCATGGGGATTacacagggctgggggtgggagggtgacaGCTTCTGGCCTGGCCACAGTAGGGTTGGCGGGGGCATGGCAAGCCAGGTGAGGGAGTGGCTCACCTgcagctcctcctccagcccctgcacTTGGTGGTTGTTCAGCTGCAGCtcatgggacttgaacccactGCGGCCTATGGAGCTAAGGGTCACATTGAGCTCCCTCTCTTTGGTGGTGTGGGAAACAATCCAGTATGCAGACAGAGCATCCAAAGCTATCACCGTGTCCTGGGGAGGTGAGCCAGCGCTCAGGCACTCTGTCTCAAGACCACCCACCCCCGGAGCCCCCGGGCAGCTCCTACCTGGGTGCTACGGAACCCGCCTTGGAAACCGCCCTGGTGGGTAAGCCAGGCTGCAGCGTGGTCAGCCATCTCTGACTTGCCCTCCCGAAGCAGTAGGTCAAGCAGGGCGTAGGCAGTGGTTTCAATCCACACAGCTGGGGCCTGGGGCACAGGGTCTGTTGGGCCTTGAGGAACCAGGGTAGGTGGGATGACGTTGCCCTGAGAACCAGGGACTGAGCCCCAGTACAGGTTATCTGGAAGTGCAGAGACCGATGGGTGAATGGGGGGCGGGCCCTAGTTGCCTGGCCCTCTGATGCTCCCCCAATTATCTCTGCTCATGCTTCCATTCCTCCTTAAGATCTTCATTCAATTTCTCCCTTTGGGCACActcaggggtcctggggtccccCATGGCCCAGGCTCATTGCCAGGATCCCCGTGGCTCTCACCCCCAGCCTTCTGGGCCATGGCCAGGAGGTTGCGGTGGGCAACCTCCTGCAGGTCCTCAGGAGCCTTGCTGAGAGTCAGGGCATAGGCTGTGATGGCAGCTGCATGAGCACCCAGGGTCCCAACACTTGCCTTCTCCCCCAAGAACAAGTTTGCTCTTAAGATGGAGGTTTCCTAGGACAAAGTGGGGAGGAAGGTCAGGGAGCTGGACACCCAGCTTCCTGGGgagaaagcaggggtagggggGAGGGGGGTAGCTGGGGATCAGGAAAGGGCAGACACCCGGGTACACTTACCACTTTCTGTTTCAACTGCTCTGCAGCGTCATCCTGGAAGATGGCCAGCCCGTGCTGAAGGGCGATGACTACAAAGGCTGTGAGTGCTACAGTCTCATCGTCTCCCACCAGGCCCCCCTAGTTGAAGGGGGCAGAAAAGATGTCAGCCAAGAGTGGGGAAGGAGGCAGGCGGGTGGGAACAGGAAGGGCCCTCCCACCTGGGATCCTCTGACTGGCCTCAGCCCCGAACCTGCATGCCCCTGTGTAAGACCGGGCAAGGGTCCTGGAATGAACCGTCCGCCTGCTGCTGGGACAGCAGCCACTTGGCTGTCTCCTGCAGCTTTTCAGGTGAGCCGCCCACCTGCTCCTGAGCCAGACTCAGTACCTTCAGCACAAAGGCCGTCAGCCTGGTGGGGAGAGCAAGATGGCTGGGGACAGTGCCTGGTCCCCACAGGGGACACATCCCTGCTCACCCAGGCACCGGTTACCCACCCTCCCACTGTACCTGGCTCTgcaccccaccctacccccagccCCTCTCAGAGACCTGGAAACACTCCCAACCTCACCAGGTACTGCTATCTCGATGTAACCAAGCCCCGTAGGAACCATTCGTTTTACGAAACTGCTGGATCCGCATGTAACCTTGAGGACAAGAGGCAGCTGCTGAGGTGACACTCACTCCCCACCACAGGTGCCCGGGGCCACGCTCCCCAATCCCTACAGGCGCCCCCTCCTGTTCCCTCCAGCAAGCTGGGCCACCCCCTGCCTCTAACTGTCGCCTCCCAGCCCCATGCCTACTCGCCCTGTGCCTGGCACCTTTCTGGATCAGATCCACAGCATGGTCCTTTGTCTCGGGAGGCAGTGTGCTCCACTGCTCCGTCTTGTCCAGGTAGCGGGAAGCAGCCAATGTAGGAGCCAAGTAGATCATGGTTTGTTCTCCACAGCCCTGGGGAAGCCTCAGGAGGGAGGCCAGGCCTCCCGGCGACAAGACCCCCTTAGAGCCCCAAGTGTCCAAGGGATGTGAGGCTAGAGGGGAAATGGAGGGGCAAGGGTCAGCGAGCAGGTCTGGGGACCCAGGGGATCTAACAGGGGTCTGTGGGCTTCACATGAATCTGAGGCTGCCCTGGGGACAGACTGGAGGGCACTCCCACCTGTAACCCTGACAAGGCTGCTGAAATCTCCATCTGGGATGATATTGGGGTCAGAGCTGCCGGGAATCTCCAAGGTCCGGGCTCGGTGGTCTGGGGGAATGGGGGAAGTTGGCAATCTGTTTGGCGGCCCACATCTCCCAATCAGGACACTGGTGGCCAGAGGCAGGGGGCCACTCACCCAGGGGATTGAGTTCATAGACAATCTCCTCCGTGTGGATGGCCCCTTCTTTCTGTCTCAGGGGAAATGCAGCTATGAGAGGTCACACAGCACTAtgacctgcccctcccactgcacaCCCCCTGGGACTTGGGAGTCTGAATCTCAGGGACAGAGTGGGATTAGAATTGTAGAAGACAATCAGACCAAGGTATTCAGGGGCCTCTGGCCTGGCCGGCAGAGAGGGTATAGAGGGTTTGAGGGGCGAGGAGAAAATGTATATCTGGGAGCTTAGGGACCTGGACTCAGGACTGCTCCATTCACCTGAATTTGTAGAACCTTAGACACTGCATCCCCCACGGggaaatcccaggaccctcgagCCACCACCTTCAGGGATACAGCTGTCGCCGCCGTGGGCACCACAGAGAAGCTGACAGGCCGGGCAGAGCCTGCGGGCACCAGGACATTCTGGGCCAGCCCTCCGCCTCCAGCCAGGCACAGCCCCTCCACTGGGGACACGTGGACGCTCACCTGGGTGCAGGAAGACGGGGATGGCCAGAGCCCCCACCCAGCTGGGCTCCCCACACTTCACCCACGCTAGCTCCCACCCACTCCCTGGAAGCTCAGGCTTCTCCAGGGCCTCACGGTCAGATTGTCTTTCAGGTAGTTGTAGAGGACAGGCCGCAGCTCAAGCTGCTCAAAGCGGCGGATGGAGACGGGCAGGCGGAGGTGCAAGTGAAACTCACGGAACACTTGGATCTGGACTGGTGTAGCCACACACAGGCCTGGCAGATGGGGGGCGGTGAGGCAGGGGGCGCAGAGACCAGAGGCCACAGGGTCCCAGAGGTGACCCAGTTCTGCCCTACTCCCCGTCCCCCACTGCCACTTCCTAGTCTCTGGGCCCCAGCACACACCGACACAGACGTCCCCAGGAGTTTGCCCCCAGCCCCATGCTAAGAGCAGAGGGCTACATGGGGAGCTTGGGTCCAGGGGAGAGAGACGGGGGAGCACCGAGGTCTAGGCAGGGCCATGTCACCTGTGCTTTCAGACAAGCTCACACCATGGATCTCCCACGTGGTCAGAGAGTCAGGGAGCATCGGTGACAATCTGCGGAGGGAAAGGCGAGAAGCCCTGTCACACCCTGGGCTAGCCCCAGACAAGAGCCCAGAGATAAGGCCAAGCCCACCACACCCCCTCACTGGCGGATGCGGTCCACTTTTTCCAGTGTCCAGAGCCAGTTCTCTGGGAAGAAGCTGCGCACGGGAATGTCATCTTCATCGATCAGGTCCTCCTCCTGCAGGACCTCCAGAGCTAGGAGACCATAGTGGAGGGCAATGAGGAGGGGGGCCATTCTGCCCTTCCAGagggctgcctgcctgccccccagCACCACCCAGGGCCTCACCTCGGGCAAGGCCCACCTGGCCTCTGGAGCGGGACTTCTTGCGCAGATCCTCAGCAAACTGGCAGCAGGACAGGAAGGGCCCCTGGCAGGCTGGGTGCCGCACTCGAGCCACCCGCTGCTCGCAGGAGCGTACCATGGGCAGCCTCGTCAGCCCATCCTGGCAGCAGCGCCTGGCTACTGGGGAAGCATACTGGCCCACTGCAGGGCGAGGCGAGGGTAAGCACAGGGGAACCAAATGGAGACACATCTCATTTCCTACCCTGACGTCTAGATACACGACGGCTCATCCTGAGAGACCAGAAACTTGGGTGAGGCCAGTGGAGAGAGCCTCCATCCATCCCCAACCCCAGAACTTGGGTTTCTGGCCCCAAATACCATTTACAAGGCCCACCCAGGAGTGGAGCTGCCAAGAGGCAGACCCGTCACCCCAACCCTTGGGCCTAGTGGAGAGCTACACAGGCACCCACAACTCACACTTCTCATGAATCGCCTTTTGGAAGTTCACGTTTCTCTTATTCCGGGAGAGCTTTCCTTTTTTGGGACAGCTCAGACCTGGTGAAAAGCAGGACGCAGTCAAGCAGAGGGTCCATAGCCTCCCACTTCCCTTCCTTGCTCCCTTCCTATGCACTGACCCTCCTCCCATCTTATGCCCCCAgacccctcctccttcctgatCTTCCCGTCACCCAaccccccttcctcctctgttcTCACTCTTTCTGGCCGAGGTCAACAGGTCTCCATCAGAAAAGGCCAGACCAGCTGCCTCAAACACCTGAAGAGCATTGTCTCCACCTCCAGGACCACAGCCAAGGTCATAGCTGTTCATAACTTGGAAGACCTGGCAAGAAAAGGCCGGCATGTTGCAGACAAGTTGAGGGGCCAGATCGGCCACTCAGCTCCAGGTGAGAAGGCAGGGTTTGGGCAATCCTGAAAGACATACGGAGAATGGGGAAATAGAGACCACAGGAGTCTAGATCTGAGGGAGGCCTCGGGGGGAGCCTGCGTGAGATCTCGGGGTTGGGTCCAGGGCTCAGGACAGCAGGACAATGAGCGAAAAAGGGGAGATGGGCCGGGGAAAACTGAGGTCTTGACAAACCTTGTCCATGTTGAGGGGTTTGTGGGACTTCCCACCCACAGCATACAGAGCCATGTCCATGGCTCCTAGTGCCACCAGGGCTGGAGAATCTGTTTGCAGGTGGAGCTTTACGGTCTCCCCAGGATGATAGTCCTTGTTGCTGCCCACATTCAGCTCCAGctggcagaggcaggaggtggcAGTCAGAGTGGGGAGAGCTTCTTTCAGCCCCACGCCTCCTCAGTGTACCCGCTCGcaatctctcttctttctctctcgaTCCCCTAACACACCGCCCCTCCCGATGCCAGTTACCTTGCCCTCACAGGCCCCTGCCTGGATGTCTACCCGCAGGGAGTTGGCCACTGGAATGCCCCCATGATAGTAGAAGGCCACAAAGTAGAAGGAGGGTGCCAACTGATGGTCCACAAACACGGAGACTGAGGTCAGGTCCCTCCTGGGCTCCCGATTCATAGACACAATCCGGCCCCGGGACAGGATCTGGGGCAAGGATGGTTTCCTCTTTACTGCATGCACATCCCCAATCCCAAAACCGTTCCCTCCGTGCCCAGGGCTCCTTCCCGCCTGAGACAATCCCTGCACCCTGCCCTGCTCAACAACCGGTCAAGGCGCACCATGTAGTAGTAATGAGAGAAGCTGTCCCCGCTGACACCCACAGCTCGCAGGTTCAGGTTGAGAGTGTCCTCGACACGAGGGGGTCGAGGATCTGGCCGCTCAATGGACAGAAACCTAGAACTTCCTGAGGGCGGGGCTCTCACAGTGAGCCTGGCTACAGCAGGGTGAGGGGAGCCTGCAGACACCTGGAAAGAGGGACAGGGCAGGGCTAGGGTCAGTGGCAAAGACCCCAGGACCCAGCTTCTTCCCCAAGCCCAGGACAGGGGGGTAGCCAGGGTAGCCCCTGGCTTTCCAGAAGCCAGCcagcctttctttccttctccaatCCTGTCCCGCAAGCGGATATCCTACCAAGAGCTGCACTTCTGAAGTGGACTGAGAGACAATGATGGGAATGGTGACTTGGCCGCTCCCATCTGTGTTTTGTTCAAGCTCCTGGATTCTAGGAGCAGATCTAGCAGAAGACAACGTGGCTGAAACTTTGACAGGAATACCAGAGGCTGGGGAACCAGATACGTCTCGGaccagggcctgggggcagggaggagggccagATAAAAGAGACTGCTCAGTGAGGCCATGTGCCCTTTTGACAACACCCCACCCTCCCATCCTCTCCTCCAGAAGAAACCTGCAGCAGAAAGGGGGCCCCAGGCACAAAGTGTCGCTTGGTGTTGCTAAGATCCAAGGAGAAGGGAGATGACACAAAACGCCAAGATGTGAGCTCTGCTTCCTCCATCTCTCCTCCTGCAagagatggggcagagagaggtggaggaCAGAGAGCCCCAGAAGGATGAGCAGGAGAGTGAGGGGGAATGCAGCTCAAGCGTTTCTTGCTCACAAGACAGTGAGCTGCTCAGGGCATGGGCCGTCCTGTATTCATCTCTGTTTGCTGAGGCCCACACAGGACCCAGCACACAGATGGTATGTAACGTGTCTGCCAGATGgacgggggttgggggtgggggtggggtgaagggaaaaagaaaactgagatggAAGCAGGAGTACCTTCTCCTGAAACCACCCAGAAACACAGTTGGGGAGAGACAGTCTCCTGGGTCTTTTCTGGCTTTGGGCACAAGACACAAGACACAAGGGTAAGAAGAGCAGGGAATCATGTCGATGCTGGAGAACAGAGGGTCAGCTCGAAGGtcaggggttgggggcaggggttaCAATAAGGGAAGCCCCTCACCTGGAGACTCAATGATGGCAGCTGCAACATAGAGGTGCAGCCCAGGGAGGTCAGCAGCATTAACGTTAAGCTTCTCCAGGGCACCTCGAACCTCAGCCTTTGAGAGGGAAATGTGGCACTGGCCATCCACCAGCTGGGGCATAGAAGAAAACAGGGCCTAGGGTGAGATTtgtctccctcctgcccttccccacagagggcaggaccctcctgcccacccccccagacccccttccctttccctctcctcccctcccctccaccctcccacaCTCCCCACACCCTCCTTCCTACCTTAGTCTGACTCTCCAGCCCCCGAAGGAAAGTCTTATCACCATTCTCATTCAGGAGCCCAAAGCGCACATATGCTACCCCTTGCACCGGCTTCCCATAGATGTACCTGCCGCCGCAGAGAGAGTGGGAAGAGGGTTAGTTTAGGAAATAACACCCATGtctcagggtgggggtgggggtggcactAGGGCAAGAGGAACCAGGGCTTCACAGCTCCTTCAGACTTGATGGGGAACCCTGCGTGCCCCACGCAGGAGATGGGAGAGTTACCTGGCCTGGACGTCTAATTGGATCTCATCAAGAAAGCCAGGCACTGCCAAGATGTAGGGCTTTCCAGGAACAATCTTCACCTCGAAGTTGGGAAGGACTGACTCAGGGTGAAGGGGTGGCAGGTCAGACTCCAGTGAAAGGACCCTCTGAAAACTTCCCTCCCTTCAGGGCTATGGCACCCacacctccctgccctgccctgtccccagacCTCCCCTTCTCTCCGTTTCTCCTTGAGGAAAGGAGAGGCTTGTCTCTCGCGTCTCCAGCTCTCACCATATTTCTTCACCTCAAACTGGGTGCTGCTGTTCGAGTCTCGGCTATCTGAGAACCGGGCTGAGATCCTCCATGTCCCTGGCCTACAGATGGGGGAGGGACTCAGCCCACTTGTGCAGGAGGCCAGAGGCCTGGCTCCCAGGAAGAGGGCTGACTTGGAGGGGagcccagaactgtgagaggagGTTTGAGCTCTGACAGGGCGCTGGAGGCAGAGAGCCAATGAAGATGGGGATGGCGGGGCGGTCGccaggccggggcggggggggggggggggggatgcactCACTCTGAGATATCGGGAATCATGAAGTCATCCTGGAAGATGGAGGAAACGCGCACTTCCCTCTTCCGCACACGGAGGCCATGGGAGTTCTGCGGTGGGAGTAGAAGTGGTCACGGGTGGGAGGGCAGATCAGCAGCCCTCCTGGTCAAGGTCAGAAGTCAGGAACTCACCTCTACTGTGACCGTCAGGGTGTCAGTGGATGGGCGCATCTTTTGATCCAGAGCGAAGATCCGATATCGAACTGGGAGAGAAGGGCAGGAGGTGAGCAGGAATCCATTGGCAAAGGGTGGGCCTCAGCCCTCACTGCTCCCAGCCAGTGAGAGGAGGACAACAAATATTTGCCAAGCAGCCTTCCTGTGTAGCACATTCAGGCTCTTACTTACAGGTGCCAAACATGCCCTGGGCAGGCTgggagagccagaggcagaggcccagggctTGACTCACCCCGCTGGCCAGGGTTATAAACAGGCTGGTCAGTCTGCAGAAAGAGGTGCCCTCGGCgagaggagaaaagaaggttGACGCCCTGAACATCTATCTTTCTGGACAGAAAGTTCTTCAGCCATGCTGACTGGGCCACCAGCTGGACCTCGGGGCCACTGAGGAGGCGGTAGAGGCCACAGTTCTCTGCTTCTTCTGGGGAGATCTTTCGTgatagggagagggagcaggTCAGAGACAGGGCAGAAGGAAAAagtcagagatggagacagaaacaGGAAAGGCAGCCATGCAAGGTGTGGCAGGGGGAGCCTAGCGAGAGCACAAAACGCTGACCAGAGGGGAGCAGGATGAGAGTTGCTAAGAAGCCATAGAGGGGAGTGGAGGCTAGTTACCTGGAGGCTAAGGAGCACGAAGTCTTTTTCTGAGCTGAGGGTAAAGTCAGCCTTTGTGGAGCAGAGGGCATTCAGGTTGGATGGGTTTCTCAGAAACACTGATCCTGCCACCACCTGTCCCCGGGGAACATCCTGGAGCTGCACCCCCACTGACAGGGGGACCCCCAGGTGAACCACAGAAGGCGAAAACAGGAGCAACCTAGGGAGAGCAGGAAGGGTTGGTGTTCAGCATCCCCCAGGCCCCTCTGTCCCCCCGTCCTCAGTTAGGTCCCCTACGCCTGCTCTCCCGCCACCAGCCCTGTCCTCCTCAAGCACTGGTGTCCTTCCTTCCCGACCTGGGCTTCTGCAGGGATAGGGCAAAGAAACTGGCCATCCAGGCCAGTCCCCAGAGGAGCCTCATGGCTGGAGGACCCAAGAGGGATCAGACCAGTCTGTCTGCCTGCTCCTCTCTGGTCAAGCCCGGGCTCTGAGCAGATTTGACTCTGGACCTTGCTCCTCCCCTGGCCCCGCTAAGCTGGGAAACCATGTGACAGGCAAGAAATGCAACTGGCCCCAAGCCCGGTGTTTAGCAGGGTCAGGGGGAGGAGGGACAACCCCCGACACCTGGGTCTCTGAAGGCATCTGAGGAAATCATGGCTCCGAGTCCTGTCCTTCCACGTTAACCCTCTCATCCCAGTGCCCTGGGCAGCCGCTATATTGGGTGTACCTGGGTGTACAGGTATACACATACGCACGCATGGGCGTAGGAGTCCAGTGTGGCTCAGTACATGGTTGGAGATACATGGCTTCCTTGGTAAAAAtcctaacaaaacaaaataccagacACTTGTCTCTAACTACAACCCCCACAAAACCTGAACGACACCAGGCCTTCGCTCTGTGTAGGCCCCAACACAAATTCCATGGCTGAGGACACAGGGCATACCCTTACTACCCTGCAGGGAGAATGGACCCCAGTGTCCTTTTCTCTCTCGGAACAATGAGGCAAAGCTCAGGCTCAAGGTTGGCTTTAACTCTGCCCCCAAACCAGGTGTCCAGATACATATTACATccaacaaaagacatccaagaaATTGCACATGGTTTGTACTTTATTTGGCAGCTTGATcttaacatttaagaaagaactCTGCCCTCCCTCACCAGCCTTCCCGGAAATCCCGTCTTCCTATCCCAAGAGCGACAGCAGTACTTTGCTGTGTGAAAGGCAAGAGCCATGGCCTTGGCACGGTTTGTGGCTCCAGTCCCACAGAAGGGCAGAGAAGCATTGCCCAAACCCCACCACTGGGTCAGAGCCCAGGTAAACAGCAGCAATCACGTCTGACCCTTTATGCAGATGCAAGCCCAACACTCATCCGGGCTCCTACGTCTTCCCAAGGTGACCCTATCTCATCCACCACTGGACATACTCCTGGACCCCTCTCAACCCACTCTGCAGAGATATGCAATGATGAGCAGAATCCTCACGTCTCCGGCAGGCGGAGGAGAGTTCCAGAAGTGGTGGAGACACTGTGCAAGCAAAAGAAAAGACGAGGCTGGAGCCAGATACCTAGGCCAAAAGTCTGGGTAAAACTCAGAGCTTGGCCTGGGATAGTCCCAGGAGGGAGTCCAACCTTGGTTCACTGCCTTATCATCTGCTAGAGGCTGAGGGCGAGACTCACCAGTCCACTAGCTGGGCCCCAATGAGGTCGTGCACGTGGTAAGTGAGGCCAAGTCGCACCGAGGCAGGTGCCCGCCGGCCCAAAAGCTCTGATAGGAGTAGCTCTCGGTACTTGGCCTTCCGGACCATGCTGAGGACAGCCTGGCGCCCTGGAGAAGTGGCACAGGAGAGGGGAAAGGCATAAGGCTTGGGCCCCAAGGAGCTACCCAAAGGTGTCCTTAAAGGGCTGAGGACTTGAGCTGCAGATAGAAtacctttaacaaaatatttgatgaatCTCCCAGCCCCAGGCACGGCTAGCCACCAACTCCCAGCATCTCGGACAGTGAGGACTCCAGCATTCACCAGATGCCTAAGGAGGGCGAGAAGCCAGGAGAGGAGGCCTACTGACACTTGGACACTGTCTCCCCAAAACTGCACAACCATGCAAGGGGACTAGGTAACAGTAGCCCACCCCGAGTGGTTCTCTGCTCACCTTGCTGTTTAACGCCCCAGGCCCTTGCTTCCATTCCTCTTCCTAgactgcctcccacccccactttcttttcctcttactaTTACCTGTTCAACTAAAGctgcttctcctctcttcctcctccttgacCACATGCCCTCACATACTCTTGGCCTAACCCCAGGGGATAAACAAGGGCCTTTCTTCTGTGCTCCTGCCACTTGCCTTCCCCAGGCCTCACCATGGATCCTCCCATGTcttactaaaaatatataaaatgctttcaCATATACCTTGGGTTACAACATAGGGAACCTGAGCCAGATAAGGCCCCATGAAATGGAATCC
The Canis aureus isolate CA01 chromosome 7, VMU_Caureus_v.1.0, whole genome shotgun sequence genome window above contains:
- the C4A gene encoding complement C4-A isoform X1, giving the protein MRAYVYTCTPRLLLFSPSVVHLGVPLSVGVQLQDVPRGQVVAGSVFLRNPSNLNALCSTKADFTLSSEKDFVLLSLQISPEEAENCGLYRLLSGPEVQLVAQSAWLKNFLSRKIDVQGVNLLFSSRRGHLFLQTDQPVYNPGQRVRYRIFALDQKMRPSTDTLTVTVENSHGLRVRKREVRVSSIFQDDFMIPDISEPGTWRISARFSDSRDSNSSTQFEVKKYVLPNFEVKIVPGKPYILAVPGFLDEIQLDVQARYIYGKPVQGVAYVRFGLLNENGDKTFLRGLESQTKLVDGQCHISLSKAEVRGALEKLNVNAADLPGLHLYVAAAIIESPGGEMEEAELTSWRFVSSPFSLDLSNTKRHFVPGAPFLLQALVRDVSGSPASGIPVKVSATLSSARSAPRIQELEQNTDGSGQVTIPIIVSQSTSEVQLLVSAGSPHPAVARLTVRAPPSGSSRFLSIERPDPRPPRVEDTLNLNLRAVGVSGDSFSHYYYMILSRGRIVSMNREPRRDLTSVSVFVDHQLAPSFYFVAFYYHGGIPVANSLRVDIQAGACEGKLELNVGSNKDYHPGETVKLHLQTDSPALVALGAMDMALYAVGGKSHKPLNMDKVFQVMNSYDLGCGPGGGDNALQVFEAAGLAFSDGDLLTSARKSLSCPKKGKLSRNKRNVNFQKAIHEKLGQYASPVARRCCQDGLTRLPMVRSCEQRVARVRHPACQGPFLSCCQFAEDLRKKSRSRGQVGLARALEVLQEEDLIDEDDIPVRSFFPENWLWTLEKVDRIRQLSPMLPDSLTTWEIHGVSLSESTGLCVATPVQIQVFREFHLHLRLPVSIRRFEQLELRPVLYNYLKDNLTVSVHVSPVEGLCLAGGGGLAQNVLVPAGSARPVSFSVVPTAATAVSLKVVARGSWDFPVGDAVSKVLQIQKEGAIHTEEIVYELNPLDHRARTLEIPGSSDPNIIPDGDFSSLVRVTASHPLDTWGSKGVLSPGGLASLLRLPQGCGEQTMIYLAPTLAASRYLDKTEQWSTLPPETKDHAVDLIQKGYMRIQQFRKTNGSYGAWLHRDSSTWLTAFVLKVLSLAQEQVGGSPEKLQETAKWLLSQQQADGSFQDPCPVLHRGMQGGLVGDDETVALTAFVVIALQHGLAIFQDDAAEQLKQKVETSILRANLFLGEKASVGTLGAHAAAITAYALTLSKAPEDLQEVAHRNLLAMAQKAGDNLYWGSVPGSQGNVIPPTLVPQGPTDPVPQAPAVWIETTAYALLDLLLREGKSEMADHAAAWLTHQGGFQGGFRSTQDTVIALDALSAYWIVSHTTKERELNVTLSSIGRSGFKSHELQLNNHQVQGLEEELQFSLGSKINVKVGGNSKGILKILRTYNVLDLKNTTCEDLQIEVSVVGHVEYTREANEDYEDYVYEEVPAKDDPDASSQTVTPLELFERRRNRRRREAPKAPEEEESRVQYTVCIWRNGKVGLSGMAIADITLLSGFSALRADLEKLTSLSDRYVSHFETEGPHVLLYFDSVPTSRECVGFGAVQEVPVGLVQPASAALYDYYNPEHKCSVFYGAPTKSKLLSTLCSADVCQCAEGKCPRQRRALERGLQDEAGYRMRFACYYPRVQYGFQVKVLREDGRAAFRLFETSITQVIHFTKDTKAKVGQTRNFLVRDSCRLRLEPGKEYLIMGLDGATSDLKGDPQYLLDSNSWIEEMPSKRLCQSTRHRAACAQLSDFLQEYGTQGCQV